One Archocentrus centrarchus isolate MPI-CPG fArcCen1 chromosome 14, fArcCen1, whole genome shotgun sequence DNA window includes the following coding sequences:
- the rps6ka4 gene encoding ribosomal protein S6 kinase alpha-4, whose protein sequence is MSGDASDSSEDSDGKTNEKAWTVKHQITNANLTGHTERVGMENFELLKVLGTGAYGKVFLVRKNSGHDMGQLYAMKVLKKAAIVQKAKTTEHTRTERQVLEHIRQSPFLVTLHYAFQTQSKLHLILDYVSGGEMFTHLYQRDHFPEEAVRIYIGEIILALEHLHKLGIVYRDIKLENILLDSDGHVVLTDFGLSKEFLEEDKERTYSFCGTIEYMAPEIIRGKAGHGKSVDWWSLGILMFELLTGASPFTLEGERNSQSEVSKRILRCDPPFPSMIGPIAQDLLKKLLVKDPHKRLGSGPRGAEDIKSHPFFKGLNWDDLAQKKVPSPFKPELKSELDVGNFAEEFTGMDPVYSPASTPPSTDRLFQGYSFIAPSILFNKNVVMGDFVETQTGADRPASASVQRSAMLQESQFFQHYELCLQGPPLGEGSFSVCRKCKHKQTGHEYAVKIVSRRMEANTQREIAALKQCESHPNIVKLYEVFTDQYHTYLVMELLRGGELLERIKRKKLFGEAEASQLLQSLFSAVSFMHEAGVVHRDLKPENVLFADEGEDSVLKVIDFGFARLCPAGSAPLQTPCFTLQYAAPELFESAGYDKSCDLWSLGVILYTMLSGQVPFQSEQRGMTSSYAADIMQKIKEGDFSLDGEPWKGVSEDAKELVKGLLTVDPERRLKLSDLKENSWLQGGASMSTTPLCTPDVLESSGPTVRTYVNATYKAFNRGKREGFFLKSVDNAPLAKRRKLKMTSTGVETRWSSSSSSSSSSTSSTASATASKAQPKQTMIPKQS, encoded by the exons atGTCTGGGGACGCATCTGATAGTAGTGAGGACTctgatggaaaaacaaatgaaaaggcCTGGACTGTCAAGCATCAAATCACCAATG CTAACCTCACAGGTCACACTGAAAGAGTCGGCATGGAGAACTTTGAGTTGCTCAAGGTCTTGGGCACTGGAG ctTATGGCAAAGTGTTTTTGGTCAGGAAGAACAGCGGTCACGATATGGGCCAGCTCTATGCTATGAAG GTGTTAAAGAAAGCAGCTATTGTACAGAAGGCAAAGACAACAGAACATACTCGCACTGAGAGGCAAGTCCTGGAGCACATCCGCCAGTCTCCCTTCCTGGTCACTCTTCACTACGCCTTTCAGACTCAGAGCAAACTACATCTCATCCTGG ACTATGTGAGCGGCGGGGAGATGTTCACTCATTTATACCAGCGGGATCACTTTCCAGAGGAGGCAGTACGGATTTATATTGGAGAAATAATTCTGGCTCTAGAACACTTGCACAAG CTTGGGATTGTGTACCGAGACATCAAATTGGAAAACATTCTTCTAGACAGTGATGGCCATGTGGTATTGACAGATTTCGGGCTCAGCAAAGAGTTTCTGGAAGAAGAT AAGGAGAGGACCTACTCTTTCTGTGGCACCATTGAGTACATGGCTCCTGAAATCATCAGAGGGAAGGCAGGGCATGGCAAG TCGGTAGATTGGTGGAGTCTTGGGATCCTGATGTTTGAGTTGCTGACGGGTGCATCTCCTTTTACCTTGGAGGGAGAGAGGAACTCCCAAAGCGAGGTGTCAAA ACGTATTTTGCGCTGTGACCCACCGTTTCCCTCTATGATTGGACCCATTGCTCAGGACCTGCTGAAGAAATTGTTGGTCAAAGACCCTCACAAGAGGCTGGGATCTGGACCACGAGGGGCTGAAGATATCAAGTCACATCCATTCTTCAAG GGACTGAACTGGGATGACCTAGCACAAAAGAAGGTGCCTAGCCCATTTAAACCAGAACTTAAGAGCGAACTTGATGTGGGGAACTTTGCAGAGGAATTCACTGGGATGGATCCTGTGTACTCGCCAGCGAGCACACCTCCAAGCACAGATCGTCTGTTCCAG GGCTATTCTTTTATTGCACCCTCCATCTTGTTCAATAAGAATGTGGTCATGGGAGACTTTGTAGAGACCCAGACTGGTGCTGACCGGCCAGCTTCTGCTTCTGTTCAACGCAGTGCAATGTTACAG GAATCTCAGTTTTTTCAGCACTATGAGCTGTGTCTTCAAGGGCCACCCCTAGGCGAGGGTAGTTTCTCTGTGTGCAGGAAATGCAAACACAAGCAGACTGGCCATGAGTATGCCGTCAAGATCGTCAGTCGTAG AATGGAGGCAAACACTCAGAGGGAGATTGCTGCCTTGAAGCAGTGTGAGTCTCACCCCAACATCGTCAAGCTGTATGAGGTCTTTACTGATCAG TATCACACATATTTAGTGATGGAGCTTCTGCGAGGCGGGGAGCTTTTGGAAAGGATCAAGAGGAAGAAACTCTTTGGTGAGGCAGAGGCCAGTCAGCTGTTACAAAGCCTGTTTTCAGCTGTCAGCTTCATGCACGAGGCTGGAGTCGTACACAGAGATCTCAAACCAGAG AATGTGCTGTTTGCAGATGAGGGGGAGGACTCTGTGCTGAAAGTAATAGATTTTGGATTTGCTCGCCTGTGCCCTGCAGGCAGTGCCCCCTTGCAGACTCCCTGCTTCACACTGCAGTACGCTGCACCAGAGCTTTTTGAGAGTGCAGGATATGATAAATCCTGCGACCTCTGGAGTCTTGGGGTCATCCTG TACACCATGCTCTCAGGCCAGGTGCCATTTCAGAGTGAGCAGCGTGGAATGACCTCATCATACGCTGCTGACATCATGCAAAAAATAAAGGAGGGTGATTTCTCATTGGATGGGGAGCCCTGGAAGGGCGTATCAGAGGACGCCAAAGAGCTTGTTAaag gCCTACTAACAGTGGATCCAGAGAGGCGTCTCAAACTCTCTGATCTGAAAGAGAACAGCTGGCTTCAGGGTGGCGCATCCATGTCCACCACACCTTTGTGCACGCCAGATGTGCTCGAGTCCAGTGGGCCTACTGTCCGCACCTATGTCAATGCTACCTACAAG GCTTTCAACCGAGGTAAGAGAGAGGGCTTCTTTCTGAAAAGTGTCGACAATGCTCCTCTTGCAAAACGCCGAAAGCTTAAGATGACAAGCACAGGGGTAGAGACCAGATGGAgttcatcctcttcttcctcctcttcttccacttcctccacTGCCTCTGCAACAGCGTCCAAAGCACAGCCAAAGCAAACCATGATCCCAAAGCAGAGCTAG